A genomic region of uncultured Treponema sp. contains the following coding sequences:
- a CDS encoding ABC-F family ATP-binding cassette domain-containing protein produces MITVTDVSLKFSEKPLFKDVNIKFMKGNCYGIIGANGAGKSTFLKILSGEIEHDTGTITITPGERMSVLSQDHFKYDGYSVKETVKMGYPKLYQLEKDIDAIYAKEDFSDEDGMKAADMQAEFGELGGYEAENQIEQMLSGLGLEEEFHDRMMSELDESQKVRVLLAQALFGNPDYLILDEPTNGLDLESIIWLEEFLLEFENCVIVVSHDRHFLNAVCTFTCDIDYGKITQFTGNYDFWYQMSQILQKQAKDQQKKREDKMADLKQFIQRFASNVSKSGQASSRKKMLEKMELEDIPVTSRKFPYVGFQPEREIGNFVLTAEKLNSKDDDGNILLNDFSITIHPGEKVAFVGMEHNSITSFFDIVSETKKPESGTYSWGQTTSHSYMGRDNSVYFNNELTITDWLKQYSPDQDDAYVRGFLGRMLFSGDDGLKKVKVLSGGEKVRCMLSKMMLSGANVLILDDPTNHLDLESIESLNEGLVKFPGVVMFSSHDHEFISTIANRIIEITPKGIIDRMMNFDDYLKNDQVKQLRKEYYAGLNKKIRI; encoded by the coding sequence TTGATTACAGTAACAGACGTAAGCCTAAAATTCAGTGAAAAACCTTTGTTCAAAGATGTGAACATAAAATTTATGAAAGGAAACTGCTACGGAATTATCGGTGCGAACGGCGCGGGCAAGTCAACTTTCTTGAAAATTCTTTCCGGCGAAATCGAGCATGACACGGGAACAATCACAATTACTCCCGGCGAACGTATGTCGGTTTTGAGTCAGGATCACTTTAAGTACGACGGATATTCGGTAAAGGAAACCGTAAAAATGGGTTATCCGAAGCTTTATCAGCTGGAAAAAGACATCGATGCGATTTACGCAAAAGAAGATTTTTCTGATGAAGACGGGATGAAAGCTGCGGATATGCAGGCGGAATTTGGCGAGCTTGGCGGCTACGAGGCTGAAAATCAGATTGAACAGATGCTTTCAGGTCTTGGACTTGAGGAAGAATTCCACGACAGAATGATGAGCGAGCTGGATGAAAGCCAAAAGGTTCGCGTGCTTCTTGCTCAGGCTCTTTTTGGAAATCCTGATTATCTTATTCTCGATGAGCCTACAAACGGTCTTGACCTTGAGTCCATTATTTGGCTTGAGGAATTTCTTTTGGAATTTGAAAACTGCGTTATTGTTGTTTCGCATGACCGCCACTTTTTGAATGCAGTCTGCACATTTACTTGCGATATTGACTACGGAAAAATCACGCAGTTTACTGGAAACTATGATTTCTGGTATCAGATGAGCCAGATTCTTCAAAAGCAGGCAAAGGATCAGCAGAAAAAACGCGAGGACAAAATGGCGGATCTTAAGCAGTTTATCCAGCGTTTTGCAAGCAATGTTTCAAAGTCAGGACAGGCTTCGAGCCGCAAAAAAATGCTTGAAAAAATGGAGCTTGAAGACATTCCAGTTACAAGCCGCAAATTTCCTTATGTTGGATTTCAGCCTGAACGCGAGATTGGAAACTTTGTCCTTACCGCTGAAAAACTGAATTCAAAGGACGATGACGGAAATATTCTGCTTAATGATTTCAGCATTACAATTCATCCTGGCGAAAAAGTTGCTTTTGTTGGAATGGAGCACAACTCGATAACTTCATTCTTCGACATTGTTTCGGAAACAAAAAAGCCGGAAAGCGGAACTTACAGCTGGGGACAGACTACAAGCCATAGCTACATGGGACGCGACAATTCAGTGTATTTTAACAATGAGCTTACAATAACTGATTGGCTCAAGCAGTATTCTCCTGATCAGGACGATGCTTATGTCCGCGGATTTTTGGGACGAATGCTTTTTTCCGGCGATGACGGACTTAAAAAAGTAAAGGTTCTTTCCGGCGGCGAAAAAGTGCGCTGTATGCTTTCAAAAATGATGCTTAGCGGCGCGAATGTTTTGATTCTTGACGATCCTACAAATCACTTGGATCTTGAGTCAATTGAAAGCTTGAACGAAGGGCTTGTAAAGTTTCCGGGCGTTGTAATGTTTTCAAGCCACGACCATGAATTTATTTCGACAATTGCAAACAGAATCATCGAAATTACTCCAAAGGGAATAATCGACCGCATGATGAATTTTGACGATTATCTCAAGAATGATCAGGTTAAGCAGCTTAGAAAAGAATATTACGCCGGCTTGAATAAAAAGATAAGGATCTAG
- the tsf gene encoding translation elongation factor Ts, which yields MADITAAMVKDLRETTGAGMMDCKKALVDTNGDFDAAVKLLKEKGLAAVAKRAERATSEGRIFIRQNGNKVAVVELVCETDFVAKNAEFIACGEKILDEIFAKGYTEINKELSDVLLDFATRTRENMSLSKIQVIDVPENSVAGIYIHSDFKTAAVTVIKGSTDEKVKEFARDCCMHLAAFTPAYNKPEDVPAEYINEQKEIFAKQMEDDPKMASKPQNVKDGILQGKINKHLAEICFVDQMFVKDDKKSVKAKLDEVGKSVGATLEFASINLLLLGK from the coding sequence ATGGCAGATATTACAGCCGCTATGGTAAAAGACTTGCGCGAAACAACAGGCGCAGGAATGATGGACTGCAAAAAAGCTCTTGTTGATACGAACGGAGACTTTGACGCAGCAGTAAAACTCTTAAAAGAAAAAGGACTTGCCGCAGTTGCAAAACGCGCAGAACGCGCAACTTCTGAAGGACGCATTTTCATCCGTCAGAACGGAAACAAAGTTGCTGTTGTTGAGCTTGTATGCGAAACTGACTTTGTTGCAAAGAATGCAGAATTTATTGCTTGCGGTGAAAAAATCCTTGATGAAATTTTCGCAAAGGGATACACAGAAATCAACAAAGAGCTTTCTGATGTTCTTTTGGACTTTGCAACACGCACACGCGAAAATATGTCTTTGTCAAAGATTCAGGTTATCGATGTTCCTGAAAACTCAGTTGCAGGAATTTACATCCACTCTGACTTCAAGACTGCCGCTGTTACAGTTATCAAAGGTTCTACAGACGAAAAAGTAAAGGAATTTGCACGCGACTGCTGTATGCACCTTGCTGCATTTACTCCTGCTTACAACAAACCGGAAGATGTTCCAGCTGAATACATCAATGAGCAGAAAGAAATTTTTGCAAAACAGATGGAAGACGATCCAAAAATGGCCTCAAAGCCACAGAATGTAAAGGACGGAATTCTTCAGGGCAAAATCAACAAGCACCTTGCTGAAATCTGCTTTGTTGACCAGATGTTTGTAAAAGACGACAAAAAGTCTGTAAAAGCAAAACTTGATGAAGTTGGAAAATCAGTGGGCGCAACCCTTGAATTTGCCAGCATAAATCTTTTGCTCTTAGGAAAATAA
- the dxr gene encoding 1-deoxy-D-xylulose-5-phosphate reductoisomerase, with the protein MKKRILVLGCTGSIGSQTLDIARKMSGSFEVCGISAGKNEEKVKELCREFNCKGTVFSKDGIEGLEKLIKESKADIAVNGIAGAAGLKPSVLVLENGIDLALANKETVVMAWNLVKETAKKNGAKIIPVDSEHSAIFNLVQKIGSENISEIVITASGGPFRNLSDEELKTVSIEDALKHPTWSMGSKITIDSASLANKGLEVIEACRLFDFPPEKVSVVVHPQSLIHSLVRTKDGMLYAQISNPDMRHPIFGALVWPEISENYLEKFDLASCKEMTFSAPRFDSFPLLKTAFSCAKKGAGYTIAFNAANEIAVQAFLEKKCGFTDIAKIVINTLELDWSAQPASIEEIFSIDKKVRLEAERQLGLLAGGIR; encoded by the coding sequence ATGAAAAAAAGAATTCTTGTTTTAGGCTGCACCGGCTCAATCGGAAGCCAGACTCTTGACATTGCACGCAAAATGAGCGGCAGTTTTGAAGTATGCGGAATTTCAGCTGGGAAAAATGAAGAAAAAGTAAAAGAATTATGCCGCGAATTCAACTGCAAAGGAACTGTTTTTTCAAAAGACGGAATCGAAGGTCTTGAAAAGCTCATAAAAGAAAGCAAAGCCGACATCGCGGTAAACGGAATCGCAGGAGCTGCCGGGCTCAAGCCTTCAGTTCTTGTTTTGGAAAATGGAATCGACTTGGCTCTTGCAAACAAAGAAACTGTTGTAATGGCGTGGAATCTTGTAAAGGAAACTGCCAAAAAAAACGGAGCAAAAATAATTCCAGTAGACAGCGAGCATTCGGCAATCTTCAACTTAGTGCAGAAAATCGGCTCGGAAAATATAAGCGAAATCGTAATAACTGCAAGCGGCGGACCGTTCAGAAATCTTTCAGATGAAGAGCTTAAAACCGTTTCAATTGAAGACGCATTAAAGCATCCGACTTGGTCAATGGGATCAAAAATCACAATCGACAGCGCAAGTCTTGCAAACAAAGGCCTTGAAGTCATTGAAGCTTGCAGACTTTTTGATTTTCCGCCTGAAAAAGTAAGCGTAGTTGTTCATCCGCAGAGCTTGATTCATTCGCTTGTAAGAACAAAAGACGGAATGTTGTATGCGCAAATTTCAAATCCCGATATGCGCCATCCAATATTCGGTGCTTTAGTCTGGCCAGAAATTTCAGAAAATTATCTTGAAAAATTTGATCTTGCCTCTTGCAAAGAGATGACATTTTCCGCACCAAGATTTGACTCGTTTCCGCTTTTAAAGACGGCGTTCAGTTGCGCAAAAAAAGGCGCAGGCTACACAATCGCATTCAACGCCGCAAACGAAATTGCAGTTCAGGCTTTTCTTGAAAAAAAATGCGGCTTCACTGACATTGCAAAAATTGTAATCAACACACTTGAGCTTGACTGGAGCGCACAGCCAGCTTCGATTGAAGAAATTTTCAGCATTGATAAAAAAGTCCGCCTTGAAGCAGAACGTCAGCTTGGTTTGCTGGCAGGAGGAATCCGTTGA
- a CDS encoding M50 family metallopeptidase encodes MTFVLGILGLGFLVFFHELGHFIAARIFGVKVEAFSIGMGPVLLHHTWKETDYRISLIPFGGYCAMKGEKDFQDAMEKNLKEIQGEKDSFYGINPLKRLAIAFAGPFANFLFGFLAFFTIAIIGYTYYSAGTKVSMADEIYPELSSPAHNAGMESGDKILSLNGTAVNDFSEIAAFISTHPDENIKIEVEREGEILFFEVKTELDKETGAGKLGIVSDPESVVAHEYPKHGFFGACKEGFTQSAKIIALTGKSIKILFKGVNLTNAVSGPVRITSILGTTVKHGFAAGFKEGVVSTLEFLALISISLFLTNLLPIPVLDGGLILFALIEFLARKKMNPKVLYYIQFVGIFFIAFLFIFAMTGDIIYFLKK; translated from the coding sequence TTGACATTTGTCTTGGGAATTCTAGGGCTTGGCTTTCTTGTATTTTTCCATGAATTAGGGCATTTTATAGCCGCAAGAATTTTCGGAGTAAAAGTTGAAGCCTTTTCAATTGGAATGGGACCTGTTTTACTTCATCACACTTGGAAAGAAACGGACTACAGAATTTCACTTATTCCTTTTGGCGGATACTGCGCAATGAAAGGCGAAAAGGATTTCCAAGATGCAATGGAAAAAAATCTCAAGGAAATTCAAGGTGAAAAAGATTCGTTTTATGGCATTAATCCTTTAAAAAGGCTCGCAATAGCATTTGCAGGTCCGTTCGCAAATTTTTTGTTCGGATTTCTTGCGTTTTTTACAATTGCAATTATCGGCTACACGTACTACAGCGCAGGCACAAAAGTTTCCATGGCAGACGAAATTTACCCGGAACTTTCCTCTCCTGCCCACAATGCCGGAATGGAAAGCGGAGACAAAATTTTAAGCCTGAACGGAACAGCCGTAAATGACTTCAGCGAAATCGCAGCCTTTATTTCAACTCATCCAGACGAAAACATAAAAATTGAAGTTGAACGTGAAGGTGAAATTCTTTTCTTTGAAGTGAAAACTGAACTGGACAAAGAAACTGGAGCTGGAAAACTCGGAATTGTTTCAGACCCGGAATCAGTTGTTGCGCATGAATATCCGAAGCACGGATTTTTCGGCGCATGCAAAGAAGGATTCACCCAAAGCGCAAAAATTATCGCATTGACTGGAAAAAGCATAAAAATTTTATTCAAAGGCGTAAATCTTACAAATGCAGTTTCTGGGCCGGTAAGAATTACTTCGATTTTGGGAACAACCGTAAAGCACGGATTTGCAGCAGGATTCAAAGAAGGCGTAGTTTCAACATTGGAATTTCTTGCGCTTATAAGCATTTCACTTTTTTTAACAAACCTGCTTCCTATTCCAGTTTTGGACGGCGGACTGATTCTTTTTGCGCTAATAGAATTTTTGGCACGCAAGAAAATGAATCCAAAAGTTTTGTACTATATTCAGTTTGTCGGAATATTTTTTATAGCTTTTCTTTTTATATTTGCCATGACAGGCGACATAATTTATTTCCTAAAAAAATAG
- a CDS encoding phosphatidate cytidylyltransferase, with translation MNKVASRLLIFFIGIPIVIAFIVAPFCNHILLHILVCVISALGASELYDIFSAKYKLLNKKLIITESIFIPIVAALYAILPSLGISFYSGQEIITFAYIVTILISFTVEVFSQKEFEESNARLASSIFIITYTGFLLTFISRMTTWTLDGKNITVPVVCVFILMVFMCDSIAWFLGVLFGKGNRGIVKASPNKSCIGFLGGFIGSVGAGILGYYLWPQIFSGSVLKIVFTGLCMALSSIVGDLTESVFKRSSGIKDSGKIIPGRGGILDSIDSIVVSAPIFYLLVSILFGPFN, from the coding sequence ATGAATAAAGTTGCTTCCCGTTTGTTGATTTTTTTTATAGGAATTCCTATTGTAATTGCCTTCATAGTCGCGCCTTTTTGCAATCACATTTTGCTTCATATTTTGGTTTGTGTGATTTCTGCATTGGGAGCATCGGAACTTTACGATATTTTTTCTGCAAAATACAAGCTTCTGAATAAAAAACTTATTATAACGGAAAGCATTTTCATTCCGATTGTGGCGGCTCTTTACGCTATTTTGCCGTCTTTGGGAATCAGCTTTTATTCCGGGCAGGAAATTATAACTTTCGCGTATATCGTAACAATTTTAATTTCATTTACAGTCGAAGTTTTTTCCCAAAAAGAATTTGAAGAATCAAACGCGCGGCTCGCCTCCTCTATTTTTATAATAACATACACAGGATTTTTACTTACATTTATTTCAAGAATGACAACTTGGACTCTTGACGGAAAAAACATAACAGTTCCAGTTGTTTGCGTCTTTATCCTAATGGTTTTTATGTGCGACAGCATAGCCTGGTTTTTGGGCGTTTTATTCGGAAAAGGCAACCGCGGAATTGTAAAAGCAAGTCCAAACAAAAGCTGCATTGGCTTCCTAGGCGGATTTATTGGTTCTGTCGGAGCTGGAATTTTGGGCTATTACTTGTGGCCGCAAATTTTTTCAGGCTCAGTTCTTAAGATTGTCTTTACAGGACTTTGCATGGCGCTTTCTTCAATTGTCGGCGACTTGACAGAATCTGTATTCAAACGCTCATCTGGAATAAAAGATTCAGGCAAAATAATTCCTGGGCGCGGAGGAATTTTGGATTCAATTGACTCCATCGTTGTTTCCGCTCCTATTTTCTACCTTTTAGTTTCAATTTTATTCGGACCGTTCAACTGA
- the frr gene encoding ribosome recycling factor — protein MADNESRMEKTVNSLKEEYKSIRTGRASAAIFDKVRVDYYGTPTPLNQVGNISIPEARTIVISPFDKSIMGDIEKAIQKAELGLNPNNDGKVIRIAIPPLTADRRKELVKQAKATAENYRTTIRNIRRDGNEDLKKQQKAGELTEDQLKTETEKLQKLTDKYIEEINRIYEAKEKEIME, from the coding sequence ATGGCAGACAACGAAAGCCGAATGGAAAAAACGGTTAATTCACTGAAAGAAGAATACAAATCAATCAGAACAGGAAGAGCCAGCGCAGCAATTTTTGACAAAGTACGTGTTGACTACTACGGAACACCTACTCCGCTGAATCAAGTTGGAAACATTTCAATTCCAGAAGCCCGCACAATTGTAATTTCTCCTTTTGACAAGTCAATTATGGGCGACATTGAAAAAGCTATCCAGAAAGCAGAGCTTGGACTAAACCCAAACAATGACGGAAAGGTAATCCGCATTGCAATTCCGCCTCTTACAGCAGACAGAAGAAAAGAGCTTGTAAAGCAGGCAAAAGCTACAGCGGAAAACTACCGCACAACAATCAGAAATATCCGCCGCGACGGAAATGAAGATTTGAAAAAGCAGCAGAAAGCAGGCGAACTTACAGAAGATCAGCTCAAGACTGAAACTGAAAAACTTCAGAAGCTCACTGATAAATATATTGAAGAAATCAACAGAATTTACGAAGCCAAAGAAAAGGAAATAATGGAATAA
- a CDS encoding Maf family protein has translation MEPIILASSSPRRQEILKFLNIPFVVNPADIDETIPADIKPEEAAEFLAARKIDAVARKIPAENEIGWILAADTIILYKNKIFGKPKNQDEAREFLNSLKGTTHKAITGIALFNGTAHYMTTRTSINKVTFAEMSEAEIESYLETSEWHGAAGAYRIQGKASCFIKKIEGTESSVMGLPIFELYDMLKEQNYKFTV, from the coding sequence ATGGAACCAATAATATTAGCTTCATCCTCTCCTAGGCGGCAAGAGATTTTAAAATTCCTAAACATTCCTTTTGTTGTAAATCCTGCGGATATTGACGAGACAATTCCTGCCGATATAAAGCCAGAGGAAGCCGCGGAATTTTTAGCAGCAAGAAAAATCGATGCGGTTGCAAGAAAGATTCCGGCGGAAAATGAAATCGGCTGGATTTTGGCAGCAGACACAATAATTCTCTACAAAAATAAAATTTTCGGCAAACCAAAAAATCAGGACGAGGCAAGAGAATTCCTAAATTCACTGAAAGGAACAACACACAAAGCAATCACAGGAATCGCTCTTTTTAACGGAACTGCCCACTACATGACCACAAGAACAAGCATAAACAAAGTAACTTTCGCCGAAATGTCGGAAGCCGAAATTGAATCTTATCTTGAAACAAGCGAATGGCACGGAGCGGCTGGAGCATACAGGATTCAGGGAAAAGCCTCGTGCTTTATAAAAAAAATCGAAGGAACTGAAAGCTCGGTTATGGGCTTGCCTATTTTCGAGCTATATGATATGCTTAAAGAGCAAAATTATAAGTTTACAGTTTGA
- the rpsB gene encoding 30S ribosomal protein S2, whose translation MAVVTMKSLLESGVHFGHQVKRWDPRMKKYIFAERNGIHIIDLQKTITAIKDSYDVVRKVASSGKSVLFVGTKKQAQQAIAKEAERCGMYYVNNRWLGGTLTNFTTIKKSLLRLKKIEKMEVDGTFDKLTKKEVAAYMKEKETLTKNYGGMKDMKELPGAVFIIDTHKEQIAVAEARRMGIPIIAIVDTNCNPEGINYPIPGNDDAIRAISLFTSIIANAVIEADNEQGLKIIDTLGDEDDVTTDATTKKEDEEIVDYSNYTPTEPKEEDTEADKRESELLDEDNYTK comes from the coding sequence ATGGCAGTTGTAACCATGAAAAGTCTTCTTGAGTCTGGAGTTCATTTCGGACATCAAGTAAAACGCTGGGATCCACGTATGAAGAAGTACATCTTCGCAGAACGCAATGGAATCCACATTATCGACCTGCAGAAAACAATCACTGCAATCAAAGACAGCTATGATGTTGTACGCAAAGTTGCATCATCAGGAAAATCAGTTCTTTTCGTAGGAACAAAAAAACAGGCTCAGCAGGCTATTGCAAAAGAAGCAGAACGCTGCGGAATGTACTATGTAAACAACCGCTGGCTTGGTGGAACACTCACAAACTTTACAACAATCAAAAAATCACTTCTCCGTCTTAAGAAAATTGAAAAAATGGAAGTTGACGGAACTTTCGATAAGCTCACAAAGAAAGAAGTCGCCGCATACATGAAAGAGAAAGAGACTCTCACAAAGAACTACGGCGGAATGAAAGACATGAAGGAGCTTCCTGGTGCAGTATTTATCATTGACACACACAAAGAACAGATTGCTGTTGCAGAAGCACGCCGCATGGGAATTCCTATCATTGCTATTGTTGATACAAACTGCAATCCAGAAGGAATCAACTACCCTATTCCTGGCAATGATGACGCAATCCGCGCAATCAGCCTCTTTACTTCTATTATTGCAAACGCTGTAATCGAAGCAGACAATGAGCAGGGACTTAAAATCATCGACACTCTTGGAGACGAAGACGACGTTACAACAGACGCAACAACCAAGAAAGAAGATGAAGAAATTGTTGACTATTCAAACTACACTCCTACAGAGCCAAAAGAAGAAGACACAGAAGCTGACAAAAGAGAAAGCGAGCTTTTGGACGAGGACAATTACACAAAATAA
- a CDS encoding WD40 repeat domain-containing protein, translating to MKKLINIILLFLSFNLYSQTIASTQSHEGKVNALISSETESFSDDSFYSVGNDGFIIKWTSDGMGDHYQVSDLQVRLVAKNPVYGDIAVYETDGVSNHRLTVIDSKTYAKKFSKKFANSIVSISFSAKGKYLFAGTTAVNGTFVLNARTGTVIKKATDVSGIVPLILTGDSEKTAVMYSKSGTLYYYDLIGMKVKAKFSAPSSLNQLTLFGTGNFKNRFIAGEKNNTIFIIDATSGKTLAQYQANSPLIFASKSSHESKQGLYFIADGGKNFSLQLVDQESLKKLLTGKSAVSPLIIKNFTGLKSRDKFTCAAKNAETVMLGTQNGALYSMTDIPESELYSIFAITENMYQKIYDIDSDESLFYLLTQNAIFKTSYDTKAMYRLGSSFAHTNILKYNDSLILWSKNTQRPVQLMSLDGSENTKTLFTPSAQLRNLRAFKNKIVYILGTSIVAIYDMETGANSTVYTGTSVQDAVLVNENLVVVAKTSTGKGDSAVISVNTQTKETVPLKFNGDVAFSLSYDENKENSPVYGISIDSINGTSKTLVFSYYPKSGIQNSLFTLQAEDATAFTELEYPFVFTNIGKNQVRSYNISAGKTTVFRRSASMPLKAAASKDRVAVLNYNGSISWYNPSSQILLADWYLTTDGDWIEF from the coding sequence ATGAAAAAACTCATAAATATCATTCTGCTATTTTTATCGTTCAACCTTTATTCTCAGACAATAGCTTCAACTCAGTCGCACGAAGGAAAAGTCAACGCCCTGATCTCTTCGGAAACAGAATCTTTTTCGGACGATTCATTTTATTCAGTTGGAAACGACGGATTTATCATAAAATGGACTTCGGACGGAATGGGCGACCACTACCAAGTTTCCGACCTGCAAGTGCGGCTTGTGGCAAAAAATCCAGTTTACGGAGACATCGCGGTTTATGAAACAGACGGAGTTTCAAATCACAGGCTGACAGTAATAGATTCAAAGACTTATGCAAAAAAGTTTTCCAAAAAATTCGCAAATTCAATAGTTTCAATTTCGTTCTCAGCAAAGGGAAAATATCTTTTTGCGGGAACAACAGCGGTAAACGGAACTTTTGTTTTAAATGCGCGCACTGGAACTGTAATAAAAAAAGCAACTGATGTTTCAGGAATTGTTCCGCTCATTCTAACAGGCGATTCAGAAAAAACTGCCGTCATGTACTCAAAATCTGGAACGCTCTATTATTACGATTTGATTGGAATGAAAGTCAAGGCGAAATTTTCCGCGCCAAGTTCCTTGAACCAGCTTACACTTTTTGGCACAGGGAATTTCAAAAACAGATTTATTGCCGGAGAAAAAAACAACACAATATTTATAATCGATGCGACTTCGGGAAAAACACTTGCGCAGTATCAGGCAAATTCGCCGCTCATTTTCGCTTCCAAATCCAGCCACGAAAGCAAACAAGGACTTTATTTTATAGCTGACGGCGGAAAAAACTTTTCGTTACAACTTGTAGACCAAGAATCGTTGAAAAAACTTCTTACAGGAAAATCGGCAGTTTCACCACTCATCATCAAAAATTTTACAGGACTTAAGAGCCGCGACAAATTCACTTGTGCCGCAAAAAATGCAGAAACTGTAATGCTCGGAACGCAAAATGGCGCACTCTATTCAATGACGGACATTCCAGAATCAGAATTGTACAGCATTTTTGCAATCACAGAAAATATGTACCAGAAAATCTATGACATTGATTCAGACGAAAGCCTTTTCTACCTTTTGACACAAAACGCAATATTTAAAACTTCTTACGACACAAAAGCCATGTACAGACTTGGCTCAAGTTTTGCGCACACAAATATTCTAAAGTACAACGATTCTCTTATCTTGTGGTCAAAAAATACACAGCGTCCAGTTCAGCTTATGTCTTTGGACGGAAGCGAAAACACAAAAACTTTATTCACGCCATCTGCTCAGCTTAGAAACTTAAGAGCATTCAAAAATAAAATTGTCTATATTCTTGGAACTTCCATTGTCGCAATCTATGACATGGAAACAGGAGCAAATTCAACTGTATACACAGGAACTTCGGTTCAAGATGCGGTTCTTGTAAATGAAAATCTCGTTGTCGTGGCAAAAACTTCTACAGGAAAAGGAGATTCCGCAGTTATTTCTGTAAACACTCAGACAAAAGAAACTGTTCCGCTCAAATTCAATGGAGATGTTGCATTCTCGCTAAGCTATGACGAAAACAAGGAAAATTCTCCTGTATACGGAATTTCAATTGACTCGATAAACGGCACATCAAAGACGCTTGTATTTTCTTACTATCCGAAATCTGGAATCCAAAATTCACTGTTCACGTTGCAGGCAGAAGACGCCACCGCATTTACAGAACTTGAATATCCGTTTGTGTTCACAAACATCGGCAAAAACCAAGTACGCTCATACAATATTTCAGCAGGAAAAACAACTGTATTCCGCCGCTCCGCTTCTATGCCGCTAAAAGCCGCCGCATCAAAAGACAGAGTCGCAGTTCTTAACTACAACGGAAGCATTTCCTGGTACAATCCAAGTTCGCAGATTCTCCTTGCGGACTGGTACTTAACAACAGACGGCGACTGGATAGAATTCTAA
- the uppS gene encoding polyprenyl diphosphate synthase, with the protein MSDLFNKDALPVHVGIIMDGNGRWAKKRNLLRTNGHTEGLKRAKEIAKAASDIGLKFLTFYVFSTENWKRTEQEVGFLMNLIHSYLLKEFDFCKYNNVRVRMLGDKSRLPENVRKDIDQIEKDTENLTGLTICLAINYGGRDEIIRGVKKLIAERKTESDISEESISKSFDVPELPDVDLLIRTGGEKRLSNFLMWHSAYAELLFSDTLWPDYYKEEFFKDIGEFQKRTRRFGAVPV; encoded by the coding sequence ATGTCTGATTTATTCAACAAAGACGCATTGCCGGTTCACGTAGGAATAATTATGGACGGCAATGGTCGCTGGGCAAAAAAACGGAACCTACTCAGAACAAACGGCCACACAGAAGGCTTAAAAAGAGCAAAAGAAATTGCAAAGGCGGCTTCTGACATCGGCTTGAAATTCCTTACATTTTATGTTTTTTCAACAGAAAACTGGAAACGCACAGAACAGGAAGTTGGATTTTTGATGAATCTCATACATTCCTACCTTTTAAAGGAATTCGATTTCTGCAAATACAACAATGTTAGAGTCCGTATGCTCGGCGACAAGTCAAGATTGCCGGAAAATGTAAGAAAAGACATTGACCAAATCGAAAAAGATACAGAAAATCTTACAGGACTTACAATTTGCCTTGCAATAAACTATGGCGGACGGGACGAAATTATCCGCGGCGTAAAAAAACTTATTGCGGAAAGAAAAACTGAATCTGATATTTCAGAAGAATCTATTTCAAAAAGCTTTGATGTTCCAGAGCTTCCTGATGTAGATTTGCTTATAAGAACTGGCGGAGAAAAACGACTGAGCAATTTTCTGATGTGGCACTCGGCTTATGCGGAGCTGCTTTTTTCAGATACGCTTTGGCCTGATTATTATAAGGAAGAATTTTTCAAAGACATAGGAGAGTTTCAAAAAAGAACTAGAAGATTTGGAGCTGTTCCAGTATGA